In a genomic window of Cyclopterus lumpus isolate fCycLum1 chromosome 13, fCycLum1.pri, whole genome shotgun sequence:
- the LOC117741066 gene encoding papilin-like isoform X14: MIEKGLFGFRFGLLAFFFLVLPGLAQDHDPAQCLVSGNYKLIRVPESKGEMSCRQDCVAEPDCHMAVVSTPLHGPAECLLVDCRNQRRLSMPRDPSSSIAVYPKSSDEVLQCRDVEDRTSFSSCRIGTPRFFYNRTSYRCERFFSGCGSSRNSFSSQEGCEALCSEKYLCYRPMEHGQRPPSPFINGLPPGPEVLPPNFFFYNVSSWRCEDFYFKGSMSNGNIFRSEEQCEGLCGGVGATTTTQPAVDSATTTSGPAVDSATTTSGPAVDSATTTTQPAVDSATTTTQPAVEPATTTSGPAVEPPNQIRVIIIFVFIIIIIIIIVGGFLCIQKNSKEQRPSSHRKLSDEPVC; the protein is encoded by the exons ATGATTGAGAAGGGTCTGTTTGGGTTCCGGTTCGGTCTGCTGGCTTTCTTCTTCCTGGTCCTGCCCGGTCTGGCTCAGGACCACGATCCAGCGCAGTGCCTCGTTTCTGGGAACTACAAGCTGATCCGGGTGCCAGAAAGCAAGGGCGAGATGAGCTGCCGGCAGGATTGTGTAGCAGAACCGGACTGCCACATGGCCGTGGTGTCCACTCCGCTCCACGGCCCCGCCGAGTGTCTGCTGGTGGACTGTCGGAACCAGAGAAGGCTCTCAATGCCCCGAGACCCGAGCTCCAGCATCGCCGTGTACCCCAAGAGCAGCGACGAAG TCCTCCAGTGTCGTGACGTTGAGGACAGGACTTCCTTCAGCAGCTGCCGGATCGGGACTCCCAGATTCTTCTACAACAGAACCAGCTACAGGTGTGAGCGGTTCTTCAGCGGCTGTGGGTCCAGCAGGAACTCCTTCTCTAGCCAGGAGGGCTGTGAAGCGCTCTGCAGTGAAAAGT ATCTCTGTTATCGGCCCATGGAGCATGGCCAAAGACCTCCATCCCCCTTCATCAACGGCCTGCCCCCTGGACCGGAAGTCCTCCCTCctaacttcttcttctacaaCGTGTCGAGCTGGAGGTGTGAGGACTTTTACTTCAAAGGCAGCATGTCTAACGGGAACATATTCCGCTCAGAGGAGCAGTGTGAAGGCCTCTGTGGGGGTGTTGGAG CTACTACAACCACTCAACCTGCTGTGGATTCAG CTACTACAACCAGTGGACCTGCTGTGGATTCAG CTACTACAACCAGTGGACCTGCTGTGGATTCAG CTACTACAACCACTCAACCTGCTGTGGATTCAG CTACTACAACCACTCAACCTGCTGTGGAACCAG CTACTACAACCAGTGGACCTGCTGTGGAACCAC ccaatcagatccgTGTTATTATAATCTttgtcttcatcatcatcatcatcatcatcattgtcggGGGATTCCTCTGCATCCAGAAGAATAGCAAAGAACAGCGTCCATCTTCCCACAG gaagctgtcagaTGAACCAGTTTGCTGA
- the LOC117741066 gene encoding papilin-like isoform X11 codes for MIEKGLFGFRFGLLAFFFLVLPGLAQDHDPAQCLVSGNYKLIRVPESKGEMSCRQDCVAEPDCHMAVVSTPLHGPAECLLVDCRNQRRLSMPRDPSSSIAVYPKSSDEVLQCRDVEDRTSFSSCRIGTPRFFYNRTSYRCERFFSGCGSSRNSFSSQEGCEALCSEKYLCYRPMEHGQRPPSPFINGLPPGPEVLPPNFFFYNVSSWRCEDFYFKGSMSNGNIFRSEEQCEGLCGGVGATTTTQPAVDSATTTSGPAVDSATTTSGPAVDSATTTTQPAVDSATTTTQPAVEPATTTSGPAVEPPNQIRVIIIFVFIIIIIIIIVGGFLCIQKNSKEQRPSSHRYRKLSDEPVC; via the exons ATGATTGAGAAGGGTCTGTTTGGGTTCCGGTTCGGTCTGCTGGCTTTCTTCTTCCTGGTCCTGCCCGGTCTGGCTCAGGACCACGATCCAGCGCAGTGCCTCGTTTCTGGGAACTACAAGCTGATCCGGGTGCCAGAAAGCAAGGGCGAGATGAGCTGCCGGCAGGATTGTGTAGCAGAACCGGACTGCCACATGGCCGTGGTGTCCACTCCGCTCCACGGCCCCGCCGAGTGTCTGCTGGTGGACTGTCGGAACCAGAGAAGGCTCTCAATGCCCCGAGACCCGAGCTCCAGCATCGCCGTGTACCCCAAGAGCAGCGACGAAG TCCTCCAGTGTCGTGACGTTGAGGACAGGACTTCCTTCAGCAGCTGCCGGATCGGGACTCCCAGATTCTTCTACAACAGAACCAGCTACAGGTGTGAGCGGTTCTTCAGCGGCTGTGGGTCCAGCAGGAACTCCTTCTCTAGCCAGGAGGGCTGTGAAGCGCTCTGCAGTGAAAAGT ATCTCTGTTATCGGCCCATGGAGCATGGCCAAAGACCTCCATCCCCCTTCATCAACGGCCTGCCCCCTGGACCGGAAGTCCTCCCTCctaacttcttcttctacaaCGTGTCGAGCTGGAGGTGTGAGGACTTTTACTTCAAAGGCAGCATGTCTAACGGGAACATATTCCGCTCAGAGGAGCAGTGTGAAGGCCTCTGTGGGGGTGTTGGAG CTACTACAACCACTCAACCTGCTGTGGATTCAG CTACTACAACCAGTGGACCTGCTGTGGATTCAG CTACTACAACCAGTGGACCTGCTGTGGATTCAG CTACTACAACCACTCAACCTGCTGTGGATTCAG CTACTACAACCACTCAACCTGCTGTGGAACCAG CTACTACAACCAGTGGACCTGCTGTGGAACCAC ccaatcagatccgTGTTATTATAATCTttgtcttcatcatcatcatcatcatcatcattgtcggGGGATTCCTCTGCATCCAGAAGAATAGCAAAGAACAGCGTCCATCTTCCCACAG gtacaggaagctgtcagaTGAACCAGTTTGCTGA
- the LOC117741066 gene encoding papilin-like isoform X13: MIEKGLFGFRFGLLAFFFLVLPGLAQDHDPAQCLVSGNYKLIRVPESKGEMSCRQDCVAEPDCHMAVVSTPLHGPAECLLVDCRNQRRLSMPRDPSSSIAVYPKSSDEVLQCRDVEDRTSFSSCRIGTPRFFYNRTSYRCERFFSGCGSSRNSFSSQEGCEALCSEKYLCYRPMEHGQRPPSPFINGLPPGPEVLPPNFFFYNVSSWRCEDFYFKGSMSNGNIFRSEEQCEGLCGGVGATTTTQPAVDSATTTSGPAVDSATTTTQPAVDSATTTTQPAVEPATTTSGPAVEPPNQIRVIIIFVFIIIIIIIIVGGFLCIQKNSKEQRPSSHRCWSPFHILFQTLDSNIVHLS, from the exons ATGATTGAGAAGGGTCTGTTTGGGTTCCGGTTCGGTCTGCTGGCTTTCTTCTTCCTGGTCCTGCCCGGTCTGGCTCAGGACCACGATCCAGCGCAGTGCCTCGTTTCTGGGAACTACAAGCTGATCCGGGTGCCAGAAAGCAAGGGCGAGATGAGCTGCCGGCAGGATTGTGTAGCAGAACCGGACTGCCACATGGCCGTGGTGTCCACTCCGCTCCACGGCCCCGCCGAGTGTCTGCTGGTGGACTGTCGGAACCAGAGAAGGCTCTCAATGCCCCGAGACCCGAGCTCCAGCATCGCCGTGTACCCCAAGAGCAGCGACGAAG TCCTCCAGTGTCGTGACGTTGAGGACAGGACTTCCTTCAGCAGCTGCCGGATCGGGACTCCCAGATTCTTCTACAACAGAACCAGCTACAGGTGTGAGCGGTTCTTCAGCGGCTGTGGGTCCAGCAGGAACTCCTTCTCTAGCCAGGAGGGCTGTGAAGCGCTCTGCAGTGAAAAGT ATCTCTGTTATCGGCCCATGGAGCATGGCCAAAGACCTCCATCCCCCTTCATCAACGGCCTGCCCCCTGGACCGGAAGTCCTCCCTCctaacttcttcttctacaaCGTGTCGAGCTGGAGGTGTGAGGACTTTTACTTCAAAGGCAGCATGTCTAACGGGAACATATTCCGCTCAGAGGAGCAGTGTGAAGGCCTCTGTGGGGGTGTTGGAG CTACTACAACCACTCAACCTGCTGTGGATTCAG CTACTACAACCAGTGGACCTGCTGTGGATTCAG CTACTACAACCACTCAACCTGCTGTGGATTCAG CTACTACAACCACTCAACCTGCTGTGGAACCAG CTACTACAACCAGTGGACCTGCTGTGGAACCAC ccaatcagatccgTGTTATTATAATCTttgtcttcatcatcatcatcatcatcatcattgtcggGGGATTCCTCTGCATCCAGAAGAATAGCAAAGAACAGCGTCCATCTTCCCACAG aTGTTGGTCTCCTTTTCACATCTTATTTCAGACATTGGATTCAAATATTGTTCACCTGAGTTGA
- the LOC117741066 gene encoding papilin-like isoform X10, producing MIEKGLFGFRFGLLAFFFLVLPGLAQDHDPAQCLVSGNYKLIRVPESKGEMSCRQDCVAEPDCHMAVVSTPLHGPAECLLVDCRNQRRLSMPRDPSSSIAVYPKSSDEVLQCRDVEDRTSFSSCRIGTPRFFYNRTSYRCERFFSGCGSSRNSFSSQEGCEALCSEKYLCYRPMEHGQRPPSPFINGLPPGPEVLPPNFFFYNVSSWRCEDFYFKGSMSNGNIFRSEEQCEGLCGGVGATTTTQPAVDSATTTSGPAVDSATTTSGPAVDSATTTTQPAVDSATTTTQPAVEPATTTSGPAVEPPNQIRVIIIFVFIIIIIIIIVGGFLCIQKNSKEQRPSSHRCWSPFHILFQTLDSNIVHLS from the exons ATGATTGAGAAGGGTCTGTTTGGGTTCCGGTTCGGTCTGCTGGCTTTCTTCTTCCTGGTCCTGCCCGGTCTGGCTCAGGACCACGATCCAGCGCAGTGCCTCGTTTCTGGGAACTACAAGCTGATCCGGGTGCCAGAAAGCAAGGGCGAGATGAGCTGCCGGCAGGATTGTGTAGCAGAACCGGACTGCCACATGGCCGTGGTGTCCACTCCGCTCCACGGCCCCGCCGAGTGTCTGCTGGTGGACTGTCGGAACCAGAGAAGGCTCTCAATGCCCCGAGACCCGAGCTCCAGCATCGCCGTGTACCCCAAGAGCAGCGACGAAG TCCTCCAGTGTCGTGACGTTGAGGACAGGACTTCCTTCAGCAGCTGCCGGATCGGGACTCCCAGATTCTTCTACAACAGAACCAGCTACAGGTGTGAGCGGTTCTTCAGCGGCTGTGGGTCCAGCAGGAACTCCTTCTCTAGCCAGGAGGGCTGTGAAGCGCTCTGCAGTGAAAAGT ATCTCTGTTATCGGCCCATGGAGCATGGCCAAAGACCTCCATCCCCCTTCATCAACGGCCTGCCCCCTGGACCGGAAGTCCTCCCTCctaacttcttcttctacaaCGTGTCGAGCTGGAGGTGTGAGGACTTTTACTTCAAAGGCAGCATGTCTAACGGGAACATATTCCGCTCAGAGGAGCAGTGTGAAGGCCTCTGTGGGGGTGTTGGAG CTACTACAACCACTCAACCTGCTGTGGATTCAG CTACTACAACCAGTGGACCTGCTGTGGATTCAG CTACTACAACCAGTGGACCTGCTGTGGATTCAG CTACTACAACCACTCAACCTGCTGTGGATTCAG CTACTACAACCACTCAACCTGCTGTGGAACCAG CTACTACAACCAGTGGACCTGCTGTGGAACCAC ccaatcagatccgTGTTATTATAATCTttgtcttcatcatcatcatcatcatcatcattgtcggGGGATTCCTCTGCATCCAGAAGAATAGCAAAGAACAGCGTCCATCTTCCCACAG aTGTTGGTCTCCTTTTCACATCTTATTTCAGACATTGGATTCAAATATTGTTCACCTGAGTTGA